TGAGGAGTCCCTCCCCTTATCAGGGTACCGAGACAGATGACTGCGTCAGAATCGCCTCCGGCCAGCTTCATAGCTACCTGGGGGATCTCAAAAGATCCAGGCACCCTGTACAGGGCTATATCACCTTCCGAGACACCGTGCCTCGTAAGGCAATCTATCGCCCCGCCTATCAGGCTTTCTGTCACAATCTCGTTAAATCTTCCGGCTACGATCGTAAAACGCAGCCCCTTACCTATCAGATGTCCAGCTTTTTCCACTGCCATACTTTCTCCTTTCGACAGCCATACAAAATATTCCTGTATTATCTCTATCCCAGATCACCGAAAAGATGGCCCAGTTTATCTCTCTTGGTGGAAAGATATCTCAGATTCCTTTTGTTCGGCTCTATCTCCAGTGGTAACCTTTCGACGATTTTCAACCCGTAGGCTTTCAGCCCGATTATCTTTTTGGGATTGTTGGTAAGTAGTCTGATCTTGTGCAGCCCCAGATCAGCCAGTATCTGCGCCCCCGTACCATAATCCCTCAGGTCAGCGGGAAATCCCAGTTCCTCATTCGCCTCCACTGTGTCGCGTCCCTTATCCTGAAGCTCATAGGCTTTGACTTTATTGACAAGCCCGATACCTCTGCCCTCCTGCTGGATATACAGAAGAACTCCGCTTTTTTCATCGGCGATCATCTTGAGCGCTGAATCGAGCTGATCCCCGCAATCGCAACGTAATGAATGGAAGACATCCCCGGTAAGGCACTGCGAATGCACTCGCACAAGTGAGGACTCATCGTTCCATGGCTCTCCCATTACCAGCGCGACACTCTCCGATCCATCTACCAGTCCCTCATAAGCAATGAGCCTGAACTCACCATACGCTGTCGGAAGGCTTGCCTCGGCACCTCGTCTTATGAGTTTTTCATTCCGTCTCCTGTACTCTATAAGGTCGGTGATCGTTATTATCTTCATCCCGTGTTTTTCTGCAAAAACTTCCAGTTGTGGCATTCGAGCCATAGACCCGTCCTCCGCCATTATCTCGCAAAGTAGCCCGCCGGGTTTGAGTCCTGAAAGCCTCGCTATGTCAACGGCCGCCTCCGTGTGTCCTGCCCGCCTGAGAACTCCGCTGTCGACAGCACGAAGAGGGAAAATATGACCCGGCCTTGCGAGATCCTCAGGCTTCGTTTCCGAATCGACCAGAACGCGCACAGTCTCGGCCCTGTCAAAAGCTGAGATACCAGTTGTAGTACCATGAACAGCATCGACCGATACGGTAAAGTTCGTGTTCAACCGCGCCGTATTTTCCTGCACCATCATTCCCAGCCTCAACTGGTCCAGTCTCTCACCCAACAGGGCTACACATATAAGGCCGCGTGCTTCTTTTACGATAAAATTAACGGCTTCCGCATCGACTTTTTCGGCGGCCATTATAATATCGCCCTCGTTCTCTCTACCCTCATCATCCACGACGATCACCATCCTGCCCTCGTGGATTTCTTTCAGTGCTTCTTCGATACTGCTGATACAGTTCACTTCTCCAATCCCTTCTTTTCAGTCCGCGTGGAGACGGACCGTTTATCGATTTGTCAATTTATCAACATATTTCGCGAGAATATCCACCTCTATATTGACATTGCTCCCGGGCCTCACGTTCCGGAGACATGTGTTTTCCATCGTATGGGGTATGATATAGACCTTGAAACTGTCTTTCGTCACATCGGGCCCCAGGGTCAGGCTTATACCATCTATAGCAACTGAACCCTTGGAAACAAGGAACCTGGTTATTTCGGGACTCACACCGATCTCTATGGAAAGAGGATCCCTGATAATGGTCCTTATTATTCCGGTTCCATCGATGTGCCCATTTACCAGATGTCCGCCCAACCTGTCACTCAGCATGAGTGCCCTCTCCAGGTTCACCTCCACACCCGGCCCCAGCCCACCAAGGTTGGTGACTCTCAGGGTCTCGGGGAGGACGTCACAGGCGAAGGTATCTTCGCGCAGCCATTTGATAGTCTGGCAGACTCCATTGACTGCTACACTGTCACCGTTCTTCAACCCGGTCAACGATGACTTGACGACGAGTTCCGCAGAAGTGGAACTTCTCTTCAGGTAAACGACCTTTCCAGTTTCTTCTATCAATCCGGTAAACATCTTCGTTCCTCCATAAGATCGTTCTCCGAAAGTAACAGCCTGTACCCGGTAATTCGTTCCCTGTCGTATATGGAAAGAACATCCTGGCCGATAGTCCTGCTACTTCCCAGAATGAGCCGGTCACCCTCACCATCAGGATACATGTCTGGTCCTGTCCAGTAGTCATTCGGGCCACCATCCAGAATCGGGGCATGGTAAACGATAAACCTGTCGAACAGGGCGCTACCTGCGACTGATGATGCGATCCTGCGTCCACCCTCGATCAGGACTGAAGAGATCTCGGCTGTTGAAACATGCTCTACCCATGCCTTCAGATCTATTCCGGTCCGATCTTCCGGCAGGAGTACCACCTCGACCCCATTGTCCTCAAACTCTTTTCTCATCTCCTCTGTTGCCCTTTCCGTACAGTAGAAGATCACCCTGTTCTCCCCGGGCTTCCACTGTACGGGAATGTCGGAAGAAAGTGATGAGTCAAACACCATACGGATCGGCGGGCCAGGAGCATCTCTGAAATATCGTCTGTCCAGCAAAGGCAGATCCGCCGCCAGGGTACCTGAACCCACCGCGATAGCTTCCATTGTCGTTCTCAGCCTGTGAACACTTTCCCTAGATTCATCTCCGGTAAACCAACCACCCTGCGGCACTGCAAGCCTTCCATCAAGTGTCATCGCAAGCTTCAGTACGATAAACGGTCTTCCTGTCATGGCCTTGTGCAGATATGGAAGGTTTAGTTCAACAGCTTCTTCATCCAGCACGCCTGTCTTGACATCGACCCCGTTCTCTCTCAAGATCCCGACACCTCTGCCCATCACCCGGGAGTCCGGATCCTTGATAGCGATAACGACACGTTCGATACCCGATTCCAGGATGGCATCTGTACACGGGGGTGTTTTTCCATGATGGCAACAAGGCTCAAGATTGATATAGAGTGTAGAGCCCCTGCTCCTGTCTCCAGCTGACCGTATCGCTTCAACCTCGGCGTGAGGGCCTCCAGCTTTTCCGTGAAATCCCTCACCCACTATTTCCCCTCCGGAGACTATTACAGCTCCGACAAGAGGATTGGGGAAAGTCCTGCCCAGCCCATTTGCAGCCAGGTCGAGAGTCCTTTTCATATATACAGTCTCGTCACTCAATGATATTCCGGTCCGGCGGCATTGGATAAGGGTTTTCGGGGATACGAAGGGACAAGGCACAAGCCCACCGAGGGCAAATGCCGCGCAGTTTAACCTTCTCCCATCCAGACTGTTACTGTCGGTACCGGAATTCCACCGGATCAGTGAACCTTTCGGTCCATTCGCGGACTTTTACCGCCGGGGGGGAATTACACCCCGCCCCGAAGGTCATGGGCCTTTTTCAAACCGGCCCGTGGTTGTATTATATCTGATTATGAGGCCTTGTCAAGGACGATAAGGTCTTTTACATCCGTGCCTAAAGTATTCTGAATCTGCCTACCAGCTGCTGAAGACTTTCGGCCATCTGGTCCAGCTCCTGTGCCTCGCGCATAGTCTCTTCGACACTGTTAGTCATACTCTCGGTTACGGTCAGATGTTCGCTGGCAGCATCGGCGATCTGCTGTATCATATCGCTGCTACCGGTAATCAGCTCTCTGATCTCACCAAGCGCGGAACCAGCTTCATTGGCAAAGCTTGACCCTTTCTGCACCTCATCCACATTCTCTTTCATCGAGGCGATCATCTGCCCCGAGTCTTCCTGAATTGTCGTGATCTTCGAAGAGATCTCTTTCGTCGCCTTTACAGTCCTCTCGGCCAGTTTTCTGATCTCGTCCGCGACGACCGAGAATCCCTTACCCTGCTCACCGGCTCTTGCCGCCTCGATAGCTGCGTTCAGCGCGAGCAGGTTGGTCTGGTCGGCGATCTCGTCAATAACATTGATGATCACATCGATCTCTCGCGAACTTCTCCCCAGTTCTTCCATCCTGTAAGCTGAATCTTCGATCTTCTGTGATATCCTGGTCATCCCTTCGACTGCTCTTTTCACCACATCTTCACCCTTTAACGCGGAATCCATCGCCTGCTTCGATCTTTTAGCGGCGGATATGGAATTCTGTGTGATCTGTCGTGTGTTGACACTAATCTCCTCTGTCGTTGTCGTCACATGCTGTGACGTGCTTGACAGCCTCGAGGAAGTATCGGCGACTTTTCTACTGGCATCGATCACCTGTTGAAGAGCGAGACTCATATCGTTGGCCATTATGTTGATCGAACTGGTAAGCTCACCTATCTCGTCATCACCTGTCACATCCATACGTGCGGTAAAATCGCCCAGAGCCAGGGTCTGTGCAAAATCCCTGAGCTTGAGTATCTGTTTTATCAGCGAATTGCCGATTATAAATGATAGAAGCATAAAGACTGCAGCCAGAAACCCCAGCGTTACCAGGCTGAACACTCTGTTGTCCCTGATCACTTTGTTGACCCTCCAATAGGACATCTCAAGTGCTATTATTCCGAGATATTTCCCATCCATTTTGACTGACCGGTAGATAAATAATCCTTCGTCCATCCTCTTGATGTAAATTTCCTCACCTTCCGGGATATCCTCTGTCGGTACTGTTCCCCTTTCCTGGCCCGCGTCAACACGCAGATTTGCTACGATCTCCTTCTCGGAATCATAGATCGTGATCGCTATGAATTCGTTCATTTCTTTTAGTGACTGAAGCGTCTCCATAGTAGCTTCATAATCGTTGAATTCGAGGCTGGCCGATATATTGAATGCGATAATTCGTGTAATATCGAGCATTTTCGTCTCGAGATCGTTGATCGTCATCTTCCTGTAATGAGCCTCTTCGTAAAAAGCGTTTATGACCGTGACAAGCATCACGACCAGGAATGTAGACATGATCAGGCGAGTCTTGATTGATTTGACTTGTAGAACTTTTTTCATCCATCTACCTCGCAAGATTAATAGTTTGTTTCAGTAATCTCTTCGGTAAAGGAATGAAATAGTTTAAGGAAAATTTTATATCAGGGAGAAAAGTTTCGTTGACGGAAATTGCTTTCCATCAAAGGAGAAGTGCTTCCACGAAGGAATTGTGATCGAACGGTTCTATATCTTCCACTCCTTCACCCGTACCGGCATAAAGGACCGGAACCCCCAGATTCTTCTGCACAGGGATCACAATACCCCCTTTGGCTGTACTGTCAAGCTTTGTAAGGACCAGTCCGGTCACCGGAAGATCCCTGACAAACACCTCTGCCTGCCTGAAGCTGTTCTGGCCGAAGTTTGCATCGAGAACAAGCCACGCTTCTATGGCTATTCCCTCGATCTTTCCTGAAAGTACCCTGAATATCTTTCTGAGTTCTTCCATCAGATTCGCTTTGGTATGAAGCCGGCCAGCGGTATCCACGATCACTATATCGACACCCTTCGCCTTCGCTGAACTCACAGCATCGAAGGCTACAGCAGCGGGATCCGAGCCCATCTTCTGCCTCACCACCGAAACGCCCGTCTTCTCCGCCCATAGTTCAAGTTGATCGATGGCAGCAGCCCTGAATGTATCACAAGCAGCGAGCAATACACTTTTTCCTTCAGCCTTGAAAAGTCCGGAAAGTTTGCCGATAGTCGAAGTCTTTCCGACGCCGTTCACCCCTACGATCACAATCACCCTCGGAACACCATCGGGCTCCTTATAGGGAGGAATCTCATCCATCACTCCCAGCAGTTCATCTGAAACAAGCGAGATAAAGTCCGGGTCCGGGCCCGATCCCGAACAGAGCCTCTCCCTGACTTTTTCGATGATCCTCTCCGTTGTATCGACTCCGATATCCGCGGAAAAAAGAAGGGCCTCAAGCTCCTCGATATCATCTTCATCAAGTCTTCCACTGGAGAATATCTTTTGAAGTGGGCCAAAAAGGCGATCCCTGGTCTTCTTCAGACCTCTGAAAAGGCGCTTCAATCTCTCACCGCTTCCTAATTCGATGTTACAGGCACAGCTATCGACTCATTTTCCGAAGTGTTGCGGCTTTCCATTACTTCCTCGATTTCGGTCAGGTTGACCGATACTATCTTCGAAACACCTTTCTCCTGCATCGTCACTCCGAAGAGAGAATCGGCAGCTTCCATAGTCCGCTTATTATGCGTGATTATTACGAATTGCGTCTCTTCCGAGAATTTCTTGAGCATTCTGACAAACCTCTCGACATTGGCATCGTCCAGAGGCGCATCGACTTCGTCGAAGATACAGAACGGACTCGGCTTTGCCTTGTACAGTGCGAACAGAAGTGATATCGCCGTCAGGGCTCTTTCGCCTCCAGACAGCAGAGATATATCCTGCAAACGTTTGCCCTTCGGCCTTGCCGAGATTATGATATCAGCCTCAAGAGGATCGCTGCTTTCCCCCAGGCTCAATGAAGCTTCGCCCCCCTCAAACAATACTTCGAATATCTGTGCGAAATGCCCCTTCACTATCTCGAAAGTCTCGACAAAAAGCTTCCTTGCTCTCTTGTTGATCTTCATTATAGCCTGTTCAAGTTCTTCTTTTGCCTGAACGAGGTCTTCCTTCTGACTTACTAGAAAATCAAGACGCTCTTTCTTTTCGTCGTATTCCTCTATGGCTGCAAGGTTCACGGGGCCCAGGCTACCCAGTTTTCTTTTCTCACTCTCGAGCATGTCGGGAGTGACCGCCTTCTCTTCCTCTGTCAGGGGTATCTCGACACCTTCCAGATAGCAGTCCAGGTCCTCGTTGTACAGTTCCCGGGCCTTCTCGACTGTTTCGGACATCCTCGTATCTATATTTGAAAGTCTTATCTTTACATCGTTGATCCTGGTGAAGATCCTTTCCCTGGCCAGTTGCCTCTCCCTGAGGTCCTTCTCCATACTATTTATCACCGAGCGCTTCTCTTCAAGCAGGCCTGTCAGTTCATCTATCTCCTGCTGAAATTCATTCTCCTGACGGACATGTTCGCCGACGATCGATCTTTCCTCCTCTATATTGACAAGAAGGTTCGAAGATTCTTCCCTTGATGCCTCGATCTCTCCAGTCCGCTGCTCAGTGATCGTCTGGAACTGCTTCGTCATCTCTTCCAGACCCTTTATCTCTTCCCTGTGCCTGTCCAGGATACCCTGCAGAGAGGCAAGGTCGACTTTCTTTTCGGTCAAAGAGCTCTCGTGTCTGGCTTTCTCGGCCAGCAGGGTGGAGAGTTCACCCTCCAGAGTTGTAACCATGGACACATCGCCCGTATTCTGATGCATAGCAAGAGTAAGTCTGGCTTCCTCCAGCTTCGAAAGCGTTTCAACGCGGGAGTTCTCGATCTCATCCATCGATTTCATGAGAAGGGAGCACTTCTCCTTTTTCATTATGTAATCGCGCTCGACTTCCCTCATCTTCTCCCTGCTGTCAGCCACTTCATTCCTTGCCGTGACTATATCTGAATCAAGTTCGGAAACCTTTCTCCGAAGTTCCTCTTTCTCTCTCTTTTCCCTTTCGCATCCAGCTTCTTCCTCCGAAGCATCCCTTTTGAGAGATACTATATTCTCCTTCATCTTCTCAATCTCTTC
Above is a window of Candidatus Latescibacterota bacterium DNA encoding:
- a CDS encoding riboflavin synthase is translated as MFTGLIEETGKVVYLKRSSTSAELVVKSSLTGLKNGDSVAVNGVCQTIKWLREDTFACDVLPETLRVTNLGGLGPGVEVNLERALMLSDRLGGHLVNGHIDGTGIIRTIIRDPLSIEIGVSPEITRFLVSKGSVAIDGISLTLGPDVTKDSFKVYIIPHTMENTCLRNVRPGSNVNIEVDILAKYVDKLTNR
- a CDS encoding bifunctional 3,4-dihydroxy-2-butanone-4-phosphate synthase/GTP cyclohydrolase II — its product is MGEVNCISSIEEALKEIHEGRMVIVVDDEGRENEGDIIMAAEKVDAEAVNFIVKEARGLICVALLGERLDQLRLGMMVQENTARLNTNFTVSVDAVHGTTTGISAFDRAETVRVLVDSETKPEDLARPGHIFPLRAVDSGVLRRAGHTEAAVDIARLSGLKPGGLLCEIMAEDGSMARMPQLEVFAEKHGMKIITITDLIEYRRRNEKLIRRGAEASLPTAYGEFRLIAYEGLVDGSESVALVMGEPWNDESSLVRVHSQCLTGDVFHSLRCDCGDQLDSALKMIADEKSGVLLYIQQEGRGIGLVNKVKAYELQDKGRDTVEANEELGFPADLRDYGTGAQILADLGLHKIRLLTNNPKKIIGLKAYGLKIVERLPLEIEPNKRNLRYLSTKRDKLGHLFGDLG
- the ribH gene encoding 6,7-dimethyl-8-ribityllumazine synthase, translated to MAVEKAGHLIGKGLRFTIVAGRFNEIVTESLIGGAIDCLTRHGVSEGDIALYRVPGSFEIPQVAMKLAGGDSDAVICLGTLIRGGTPHFDILAGQVVKDLSTIGIQSGKPVTFGIITADTQEQAIERAGSKAGNKGWQAALSALEMSNLWKDIEG
- the ftsY gene encoding signal recognition particle-docking protein FtsY, which produces MKRLFRGLKKTRDRLFGPLQKIFSSGRLDEDDIEELEALLFSADIGVDTTERIIEKVRERLCSGSGPDPDFISLVSDELLGVMDEIPPYKEPDGVPRVIVIVGVNGVGKTSTIGKLSGLFKAEGKSVLLAACDTFRAAAIDQLELWAEKTGVSVVRQKMGSDPAAVAFDAVSSAKAKGVDIVIVDTAGRLHTKANLMEELRKIFRVLSGKIEGIAIEAWLVLDANFGQNSFRQAEVFVRDLPVTGLVLTKLDSTAKGGIVIPVQKNLGVPVLYAGTGEGVEDIEPFDHNSFVEALLL
- a CDS encoding HAMP domain-containing protein; translation: MKKVLQVKSIKTRLIMSTFLVVMLVTVINAFYEEAHYRKMTINDLETKMLDITRIIAFNISASLEFNDYEATMETLQSLKEMNEFIAITIYDSEKEIVANLRVDAGQERGTVPTEDIPEGEEIYIKRMDEGLFIYRSVKMDGKYLGIIALEMSYWRVNKVIRDNRVFSLVTLGFLAAVFMLLSFIIGNSLIKQILKLRDFAQTLALGDFTARMDVTGDDEIGELTSSINIMANDMSLALQQVIDASRKVADTSSRLSSTSQHVTTTTEEISVNTRQITQNSISAAKRSKQAMDSALKGEDVVKRAVEGMTRISQKIEDSAYRMEELGRSSREIDVIINVIDEIADQTNLLALNAAIEAARAGEQGKGFSVVADEIRKLAERTVKATKEISSKITTIQEDSGQMIASMKENVDEVQKGSSFANEAGSALGEIRELITGSSDMIQQIADAASEHLTVTESMTNSVEETMREAQELDQMAESLQQLVGRFRIL
- the ribD gene encoding bifunctional diaminohydroxyphosphoribosylaminopyrimidine deaminase/5-amino-6-(5-phosphoribosylamino)uracil reductase RibD, which produces MSDETVYMKRTLDLAANGLGRTFPNPLVGAVIVSGGEIVGEGFHGKAGGPHAEVEAIRSAGDRSRGSTLYINLEPCCHHGKTPPCTDAILESGIERVVIAIKDPDSRVMGRGVGILRENGVDVKTGVLDEEAVELNLPYLHKAMTGRPFIVLKLAMTLDGRLAVPQGGWFTGDESRESVHRLRTTMEAIAVGSGTLAADLPLLDRRYFRDAPGPPIRMVFDSSLSSDIPVQWKPGENRVIFYCTERATEEMRKEFEDNGVEVVLLPEDRTGIDLKAWVEHVSTAEISSVLIEGGRRIASSVAGSALFDRFIVYHAPILDGGPNDYWTGPDMYPDGEGDRLILGSSRTIGQDVLSIYDRERITGYRLLLSENDLMEERRCLPD